One genomic region from Spirosoma sp. KCTC 42546 encodes:
- a CDS encoding glycosyltransferase: MKVVVVGSRLIDSLERHLCDSFRALGHTALLVDVADGLPVSSKINYWISRFVDLYDRAISRSIADQITKLRPDLVVVVYRYLHPILVERLKKQLPGVLVVQMNPDPLSNLEKQQIIATDFDYYFSKEPYIAHTLRDKAGLNAHYLPEGFNQRIYQKPPVEKAVAEWLTDIDVLVVGSLYAYRARMIEQLMRAGIRVTVYGTQGPYVRSGVRTAVRPNYLIESEKNRLLYGAKIVFNNFHYAQVSSVNQNYFEINGIGAFQLCDYKATIDEYTSVAAEQITYRTIDEAIDKIRYYLAHPAKRHAIAAQQYAHFQQYHTFDQRVTQLLQTIGLTPLLDTEQLKLDDWWDD; encoded by the coding sequence ATGAAAGTCGTCGTTGTTGGTAGCCGGCTAATTGATTCGTTGGAGCGACACCTGTGCGATTCGTTCCGGGCGTTAGGCCATACTGCTTTACTCGTCGACGTAGCGGATGGATTACCTGTTTCATCCAAAATTAATTACTGGATATCTCGTTTCGTCGATCTTTACGATCGGGCCATAAGCCGAAGCATAGCGGACCAAATCACGAAACTTCGCCCTGATCTGGTCGTGGTTGTATACCGGTATCTGCATCCGATACTGGTCGAGCGATTGAAAAAGCAGCTACCTGGTGTACTCGTAGTACAAATGAATCCCGACCCTCTCTCGAATCTTGAAAAACAGCAGATCATAGCCACTGATTTTGACTACTACTTTTCCAAAGAACCCTATATCGCTCATACGCTACGGGACAAAGCCGGTTTGAATGCACATTATTTACCGGAAGGGTTTAATCAACGCATTTATCAAAAGCCACCTGTCGAAAAAGCTGTTGCTGAATGGCTCACGGATATTGATGTGTTAGTAGTTGGCAGTCTGTATGCGTATCGTGCCCGTATGATTGAGCAACTTATGCGGGCAGGCATCCGGGTAACTGTCTATGGCACTCAAGGTCCGTATGTACGTTCGGGCGTACGCACCGCAGTTCGACCTAACTATCTGATTGAATCCGAGAAGAATCGATTACTGTATGGAGCCAAAATCGTTTTCAATAATTTTCATTACGCCCAGGTAAGCTCGGTTAATCAGAACTATTTTGAAATTAACGGTATTGGGGCGTTTCAACTCTGTGATTATAAGGCAACAATAGATGAGTATACCAGCGTCGCAGCCGAGCAAATTACCTATCGGACTATTGATGAGGCCATTGATAAAATCCGGTATTATCTGGCTCACCCTGCCAAACGGCATGCAATTGCAGCGCAACAATACGCTCATTTTCAGCAATACCATACGTTCGATCAGCGCGTTACGCAACTCTTGCAAACGATAGGGTTGACTCCATTGCTGGATACGGAACAGCTTAAACTTGATGACTGGTGGGACGATTAA
- a CDS encoding nucleotide sugar dehydrogenase encodes MVNALRHKEKTIAVVGLGYIGLPIALAFARQFRVVGFDTNPDRVAMLQQSEDPSRELSADAFMDTDIVFTADPNELKRAHFFVVAVPTPVDDYKVPDLKALQQASAAIGTALKPGDYVVYESTVYPGCTEGDCLPILEACSGLTLGSGFKLGYSPERINPGDKARTLPDILKVVSGSDEEAAHTIAELYGSIIRAGIYIAPSIQVAEAAKVIENVQRDINISLMNELAIIFDKMGIDTQEVLKAAATKWNFMPFTPGLVGGHCIGVDPYYLLHKSRQLGYEPQVINSGRRVNDSMPAYIATKLVQMLLQRSKNPGETSVLVMGMTFKENISDIRNSKVADLVRELMGYAINVHCVDPYASPNEVAREYGLSLLDKPAGLYDAVIVAVGHDAYKGLDIPYFTSLMNRKPILLDLKGIYRPSKDDEIDYWQL; translated from the coding sequence TTGGTAAACGCGCTTCGACATAAAGAAAAGACAATTGCTGTTGTTGGCCTGGGGTATATCGGTCTGCCTATTGCCCTTGCTTTTGCCCGGCAATTTCGGGTTGTTGGTTTTGATACCAATCCTGATCGTGTGGCCATGCTACAGCAGTCTGAAGATCCATCCCGGGAACTTTCGGCCGATGCGTTCATGGATACGGATATTGTTTTCACCGCTGATCCCAATGAGTTGAAACGGGCCCATTTTTTCGTTGTGGCGGTTCCTACGCCGGTGGACGATTATAAAGTGCCCGATCTAAAAGCACTGCAGCAGGCCTCAGCAGCCATTGGGACTGCCCTGAAACCGGGCGATTATGTCGTCTATGAATCCACTGTTTACCCGGGTTGTACCGAAGGAGACTGCCTGCCCATACTGGAAGCCTGCTCTGGACTGACACTAGGAAGTGGGTTTAAGCTTGGCTATTCGCCCGAACGGATTAACCCGGGCGACAAAGCCCGAACGCTGCCCGATATTCTTAAAGTTGTATCTGGTAGTGATGAGGAAGCTGCCCATACAATTGCTGAGCTATACGGGAGTATCATTCGGGCGGGTATCTATATCGCACCAAGTATTCAGGTTGCTGAAGCGGCTAAAGTGATTGAGAACGTTCAGCGAGATATTAATATCTCGCTGATGAATGAACTGGCTATCATCTTCGATAAGATGGGCATCGACACGCAGGAGGTTCTTAAGGCAGCCGCAACCAAGTGGAATTTTATGCCATTTACGCCCGGATTGGTAGGAGGCCATTGTATCGGGGTTGATCCCTATTACCTGCTTCATAAATCCCGACAGCTGGGCTACGAGCCGCAGGTCATTAACTCCGGCCGACGTGTGAACGATAGTATGCCTGCTTATATCGCTACGAAACTGGTGCAGATGCTGCTCCAGCGTTCTAAAAATCCAGGCGAAACCAGTGTTCTGGTTATGGGTATGACATTCAAGGAGAATATTTCCGATATCCGAAATTCAAAGGTAGCCGATTTGGTGCGGGAACTGATGGGGTATGCCATCAATGTACATTGTGTAGACCCCTATGCATCGCCAAATGAAGTAGCACGTGAATACGGGCTGAGCTTGCTGGACAAACCTGCGGGCCTATACGACGCAGTAATTGTTGCTGTTGGGCATGATGCTTACAAAGGACTGGATATACCCTATTTCACGTCTCTAATGAATCGTAAACCTATTCTACTGGATTTGAAAGGAATATACCGGCCTAGTAAAGATGACGAAATAGACTATTGGCAACTTTGA
- a CDS encoding GNVR domain-containing protein, translating to MATPTEFSPTLSANRWLFLPTDRVLRSIWQARFRLVMVTASFGLLGIVVALLLQPEFRSEARIIPEMNTGASDLFKRLSSMAGFVDVDFSDTEGIDAVRPDLYPSVLQSTPFILYLLDQPIVTNKGQAKTIGQFLLAVNAGWSWKQLVSIGQPDDDKRTTVRTPKGAIRLSMQQQELAEEIGERVAAKLDTRSGVITVTAQMPDAQVAATAAQLALDYLTTYVTNYRTEKARQDLSFYHRQLTEANQRYQEAQRALFQYNDNHKSIIRQSATIDRQRMEAELTTAQTVYTELSRQFEQAKLKVQERTPIFKVLEPPNVPLKRSSPKRMLIVLFFTLTGLITSVLTILARQADVAGRLKEIVAEET from the coding sequence ATGGCAACGCCGACCGAATTTAGCCCGACTCTATCCGCCAATCGCTGGCTATTTTTGCCAACGGATAGGGTGTTACGGTCGATTTGGCAAGCTCGGTTTCGGCTCGTAATGGTAACCGCATCCTTTGGTTTATTAGGCATTGTGGTGGCGTTGTTACTACAACCGGAATTTCGCTCAGAGGCACGTATTATACCTGAAATGAACACGGGAGCGAGCGATTTATTTAAGCGGTTGTCATCTATGGCTGGTTTTGTGGATGTTGATTTCTCCGATACAGAAGGTATTGATGCCGTTCGCCCAGACTTATACCCGAGTGTACTACAGAGCACACCATTTATTCTTTATCTACTTGATCAGCCAATTGTTACGAATAAAGGACAAGCGAAAACGATTGGCCAGTTTCTGTTGGCTGTTAATGCGGGTTGGTCATGGAAACAGCTGGTTTCGATTGGTCAACCGGACGATGATAAACGGACTACTGTTCGTACGCCTAAAGGGGCGATTCGTTTATCGATGCAGCAGCAGGAACTGGCTGAGGAAATTGGTGAGCGGGTTGCTGCCAAACTCGATACGCGGTCGGGTGTCATTACGGTCACCGCTCAAATGCCAGATGCGCAGGTAGCGGCTACAGCAGCTCAATTGGCTTTAGATTATCTGACAACGTATGTAACAAACTACCGGACGGAAAAAGCCCGTCAGGATTTATCCTTTTATCATCGGCAACTGACTGAAGCGAATCAACGCTATCAGGAGGCACAGAGGGCTCTATTTCAGTATAACGACAATCATAAGTCCATTATCAGGCAGTCGGCTACCATAGACCGGCAGCGTATGGAAGCTGAACTGACGACTGCCCAAACCGTTTATACAGAACTGTCCCGCCAGTTTGAGCAGGCTAAACTGAAAGTTCAGGAACGAACCCCCATCTTTAAAGTACTCGAACCACCCAACGTACCTCTAAAACGATCATCACCGAAACGAATGCTCATTGTGCTGTTTTTTACGCTAACAGGATTGATTACTAGCGTTCTGACTATACTAGCCCGGCAAGCCGATGTTGCCGGACGATTGAAGGAAATTGTAGCAGAAGAAACGTAA
- the tgt gene encoding tRNA guanosine(34) transglycosylase Tgt, with the protein MTFSITAHDPQSKARTGTLTTDHGPIQTPIFMPVGTAGTVKAVHQRELEADINADIILGNTYHLYLRPGLEVLSQAGGLHGFNGWKRPILTDSGGYQVYSLSNTRKIKEEGVTFKSHIDGSKHTFTPEVVMDIQRVIGADIMMAFDECTPYPCEYGYARQSMEMTHRWLDRCIGRFDATEGHYGYRQTLFPIVQGSTYKDLRRQSAETIASKEREGNAIGGLAVGEPAEEMYTTIELVNSILPADKPRYLMGVGTPANILEAIALGVDMFDCVMPTRNARHGLLFTTEGIINIKNEKWSRDFSPIDAGLGGYASTFYSKAYLRHLVKSEELLGGQIASLHNLTFYLWLVRQARAHIEAGDFVSWKNEMVVRLMQRL; encoded by the coding sequence ATGACATTTTCGATTACTGCCCATGATCCACAGTCGAAGGCCCGAACGGGAACGCTGACAACTGATCATGGACCCATTCAAACCCCCATTTTTATGCCCGTCGGTACGGCAGGAACGGTCAAAGCCGTTCATCAGCGCGAGCTCGAAGCCGATATTAATGCGGACATTATTTTAGGTAACACCTATCACCTGTATCTGCGGCCTGGCCTTGAGGTGCTGAGCCAGGCGGGAGGGCTTCATGGTTTCAATGGCTGGAAACGACCTATTCTGACGGATTCCGGCGGGTACCAGGTCTATTCGCTGTCGAACACACGCAAGATTAAAGAAGAAGGGGTAACCTTTAAATCGCACATCGACGGGTCGAAACATACTTTTACGCCCGAAGTGGTCATGGATATTCAGCGCGTCATTGGGGCCGATATTATGATGGCCTTCGATGAGTGTACGCCCTATCCCTGTGAGTACGGGTACGCCCGTCAGTCGATGGAAATGACGCACCGATGGCTTGATCGATGCATTGGCCGCTTCGATGCTACAGAAGGGCACTACGGTTATCGACAAACGTTGTTTCCTATTGTCCAGGGAAGCACCTATAAGGACCTTCGCCGTCAGTCGGCGGAGACAATTGCGAGTAAAGAGCGTGAAGGCAACGCCATTGGTGGGCTGGCGGTAGGCGAGCCTGCCGAGGAAATGTATACTACAATTGAACTGGTGAATAGTATTCTGCCTGCCGATAAGCCACGTTACTTAATGGGGGTTGGAACGCCCGCTAATATTCTGGAAGCCATTGCCCTGGGTGTGGATATGTTCGACTGTGTCATGCCAACACGCAATGCCCGACATGGATTGTTATTTACAACGGAAGGGATTATCAACATCAAAAACGAAAAATGGAGCCGGGACTTTAGCCCCATCGACGCGGGACTGGGCGGTTATGCCAGCACATTTTACTCAAAAGCCTATCTTCGTCACCTGGTCAAATCGGAAGAATTACTGGGTGGGCAGATTGCCAGCCTCCATAATCTGACGTTTTATCTGTGGCTTGTCAGGCAGGCGCGCGCGCATATTGAAGCCGGGGATTTTGTTTCGTGGAAAAATGAAATGGTTGTTCGGCTTATGCAACGATTATAA
- a CDS encoding glycosyltransferase — protein sequence MVIIALLITWLLVVSIQLIYILFVYSQTAFYRQPEQTGVDVPATSRITSESGISIVVCARNELDNLTELLPLLSAQNYPLFEVLVMDDRSTDGTSLFLENDIVHLPNVRFIRIDKEHEHVTPKKYALTIALKKAAYPIVLLTDADCRPASDNWLRGMVAPLVNDQKGISLGFSPYEHRPGFLNLLIRSETLFTAVHYFSLALAGRPYMGVGRNLAYRTSLFFANKGFYTHMNVTGGDDDLFINEVATKQNTAVCLDPDTFMWSKPKETWADWRQQKKRHLNVGKYYKPGNKFRLGLLTGSHVLTWMLALLVGLLVLVYELRQYSFTANEWLLLLIGTSLFLAREFAFWGIVGRISYRLAHTIHWALIPFMDLVLAVYYGLAGLKTLFTRRKKRLYWR from the coding sequence CTGGTGATTATAGCATTACTGATAACCTGGCTACTTGTGGTCAGTATTCAGCTCATTTACATCCTCTTTGTTTATTCCCAAACGGCTTTCTACCGACAACCTGAGCAAACCGGTGTAGACGTACCGGCAACATCTCGTATCACCTCCGAATCAGGGATCTCTATTGTCGTTTGTGCCCGCAACGAACTGGACAATCTAACGGAACTGTTGCCCTTACTAAGCGCTCAGAATTATCCCCTTTTTGAGGTTTTAGTCATGGACGATCGGTCAACCGATGGCACCAGTCTATTTTTGGAAAACGACATTGTACACCTCCCAAACGTCCGGTTTATCCGCATTGATAAAGAGCATGAGCACGTTACGCCTAAAAAATATGCCCTGACTATTGCCCTGAAAAAGGCAGCGTATCCGATTGTGTTGCTCACCGATGCCGACTGCCGCCCCGCATCCGACAACTGGCTGAGGGGCATGGTAGCTCCGCTAGTCAACGACCAAAAAGGGATTTCACTCGGTTTCTCACCTTACGAACATCGGCCGGGTTTTCTCAACTTGCTCATTCGCTCCGAAACGTTGTTTACGGCTGTACACTATTTTTCGCTGGCTTTAGCGGGCCGACCGTATATGGGTGTCGGTAGGAATCTGGCTTACCGAACCAGCCTGTTCTTTGCCAACAAAGGCTTTTATACCCATATGAACGTGACAGGTGGCGACGACGATCTGTTTATTAATGAGGTCGCGACAAAACAGAACACAGCGGTGTGTCTTGACCCGGATACATTTATGTGGTCGAAACCCAAAGAAACCTGGGCCGACTGGCGACAACAAAAAAAACGGCACCTGAACGTAGGGAAATATTATAAGCCCGGAAACAAGTTTCGGCTCGGCCTGCTCACGGGGTCGCACGTGTTAACCTGGATGCTGGCATTGCTGGTTGGCTTGCTTGTTCTCGTCTACGAGCTACGCCAGTATTCATTTACCGCCAATGAATGGCTACTTTTGTTGATTGGAACGAGCCTTTTTCTGGCTCGGGAATTCGCATTTTGGGGAATCGTCGGGCGGATCAGTTACCGGCTTGCCCATACGATCCATTGGGCGCTCATTCCGTTTATGGATCTGGTACTTGCCGTCTATTATGGTCTGGCTGGTCTAAAAACCCTTTTCACACGCCGTAAAAAACGACTTTACTGGCGATAA
- the rsmG gene encoding 16S rRNA (guanine(527)-N(7))-methyltransferase RsmG, whose translation MNMDLILNYFPTLTAEQKERFAALDGLYRDWNAKINVISRQDIDALYEKHVLHSLSIAKVVQFKPGTEILDVGTGGGFPGIPLAILFPMVDFHLVDSIGKKIKVVQEVADALGLKNVKAEQIRVEQLNTTYDFVISRAVTRLKPFLGWVRYKIHKAGNNDRPNGVLYLKGGDLTEELAEVTDRYRVYDLSDYFEEPFFETKKLIYIPKK comes from the coding sequence ATGAACATGGATCTGATTCTAAACTACTTCCCAACGTTAACGGCCGAGCAAAAAGAACGCTTTGCCGCTTTAGATGGGCTATATCGCGACTGGAATGCGAAAATCAATGTAATTTCGCGGCAGGACATCGATGCGCTGTACGAAAAGCACGTTCTGCACTCGCTGAGTATCGCCAAAGTTGTGCAGTTCAAACCCGGCACCGAAATTCTGGATGTTGGCACAGGGGGGGGCTTTCCAGGAATTCCGTTAGCGATCCTGTTTCCGATGGTCGATTTTCATTTGGTCGATAGCATCGGTAAGAAGATAAAAGTGGTACAGGAAGTAGCGGATGCGCTGGGCCTCAAGAACGTAAAGGCGGAGCAGATTCGCGTAGAGCAACTGAATACGACCTATGATTTTGTGATAAGCCGGGCCGTTACACGTCTGAAGCCTTTTTTAGGCTGGGTACGGTATAAAATTCATAAAGCGGGCAACAACGACCGACCGAATGGTGTTTTGTACCTCAAGGGAGGAGATCTCACCGAGGAATTGGCCGAAGTAACGGATCGTTACCGGGTTTATGATCTGTCGGACTATTTTGAGGAGCCTTTTTTCGAAACCAAGAAACTAATTTATATACCTAAAAAATGA
- a CDS encoding relaxase/mobilization nuclease domain-containing protein yields MVIRGNIRGNGEQLAHYLLSGEANENVQIIEVDGRLNATDKYLHQTMQGMSLTAELTKSQKGLYHAQINPAYSEDRKMTHKDWLRAADILGHELGLSDQRRVVVLHTKKNRTHAHVVFERYDHQTGKVVDNKFSRLAQDRARKEMERVFEHQPTPHRNKHRPELKETLTTLWSQTETGKDFVRAVHDSGYLLAEGVPRHPFMVVDENGRSFDLVRQLKGIRIKDVRQRMRNEKLIPEKEAIELMRQKQEGSSDSSKAEQQRDTDRETAVHTASAFWDNKQEATLETAEAQSRKQMKDLAENFIESGKALTKKDEESNGLEKKKIRAGEYFLNADELTGKTEEIAANENTPQLVDDYRVANLTVTHEPQRIETSQQKIAEQFASNQEDTSQLSMKPDDKRHQETLKAFVQSSEELVELDELTEAAVQRQQTTARQFFENEELITPPLADDENEIKRLMQEQKAIRERSRQKNKKRTH; encoded by the coding sequence ATGGTCATTAGGGGCAACATACGGGGCAATGGCGAACAGTTAGCGCATTATCTGCTGTCTGGCGAAGCCAATGAAAACGTCCAGATAATTGAGGTGGATGGACGTTTGAACGCCACGGATAAATACCTTCATCAGACAATGCAAGGCATGTCCTTAACTGCCGAGCTAACCAAAAGCCAGAAAGGTCTGTATCACGCCCAGATCAACCCGGCTTATAGTGAAGACCGGAAGATGACCCATAAAGACTGGCTGAGGGCGGCTGATATTTTAGGGCATGAATTGGGCTTAAGCGATCAACGCCGTGTCGTTGTCCTGCATACGAAGAAAAACAGAACTCATGCCCACGTCGTCTTTGAACGCTACGATCATCAGACGGGTAAAGTGGTTGACAATAAGTTTAGCCGACTAGCTCAGGATCGCGCCCGTAAAGAAATGGAGCGTGTCTTTGAACATCAGCCAACCCCACACCGCAACAAGCACCGTCCAGAACTCAAAGAAACGCTGACAACTCTGTGGAGCCAGACCGAAACCGGCAAAGACTTTGTACGTGCCGTTCATGATAGTGGCTATCTGTTAGCCGAAGGAGTACCACGCCATCCGTTTATGGTGGTTGATGAGAATGGCCGGTCATTTGATTTGGTGCGTCAGCTAAAAGGTATACGCATTAAAGACGTTCGCCAACGGATGCGGAATGAAAAACTTATTCCTGAGAAAGAAGCTATCGAACTGATGCGGCAAAAGCAGGAAGGCAGCAGCGATTCCAGTAAGGCCGAACAACAGAGGGATACTGATAGAGAAACAGCGGTTCACACTGCGTCAGCGTTTTGGGATAATAAGCAGGAAGCGACATTAGAGACCGCAGAGGCACAGAGTCGGAAGCAAATGAAAGATCTGGCTGAGAACTTTATAGAGTCTGGCAAAGCTCTGACGAAGAAGGATGAAGAAAGTAACGGCCTTGAAAAGAAAAAAATACGAGCAGGGGAGTATTTCCTAAATGCCGATGAATTGACAGGCAAAACAGAAGAGATTGCAGCCAATGAAAATACCCCGCAATTAGTTGATGATTATAGAGTAGCTAACCTCACGGTTACACACGAGCCACAGAGAATAGAGACGAGCCAACAAAAGATAGCAGAGCAATTTGCATCCAACCAGGAGGACACAAGCCAACTAAGCATGAAGCCGGATGACAAACGGCATCAGGAAACCCTTAAAGCCTTTGTACAGTCGAGTGAGGAATTGGTTGAGCTGGATGAACTTACAGAAGCAGCAGTGCAGCGGCAGCAGACAACCGCACGACAGTTTTTTGAAAATGAAGAATTAATCACACCTCCACTTGCTGACGACGAAAACGAGATTAAACGACTGATGCAAGAGCAGAAGGCTATTCGTGAACGCAGCCGTCAGAAGAATAAAAAACGAACGCATTGA
- the mobC gene encoding plasmid mobilization relaxosome protein MobC: MARPHKESEDKRDLTIRVRVTATEKRRIWQMALEAGYTPSDFMRLRSMAATQPLRRVPTPEREVLLNLMAELGKIGSNVNQIARALNSRDETGQLAGIEPDAINQAMHNVEALTAHFLNLLSNGH; encoded by the coding sequence ATGGCACGACCGCATAAAGAGAGCGAGGACAAACGCGACCTGACGATTCGCGTTCGTGTGACAGCTACAGAGAAACGCCGTATCTGGCAGATGGCGCTAGAGGCTGGCTATACGCCCAGCGACTTTATGCGTTTGCGTTCGATGGCGGCAACTCAACCGTTGCGTCGTGTGCCAACACCTGAGCGCGAGGTGTTGTTAAACCTGATGGCCGAACTCGGTAAGATCGGCAGCAATGTCAATCAGATTGCCCGTGCGCTGAATAGCCGCGACGAGACAGGGCAATTGGCCGGTATCGAACCGGATGCCATCAATCAGGCCATGCACAATGTGGAGGCGTTGACAGCCCATTTCCTCAATCTCTTGAGCAATGGTCATTAG
- a CDS encoding type IV secretory system conjugative DNA transfer family protein: protein MNPAEPQMVGTPKPAANGFGVTSDEINQLFNITPNPSLQNRIILFLVGLFLTPITLAGALFGYTQAYLRFMKPLAEYPLLYPLRPIVKFAMVAWAILGWFVLIGLLFVLWFVASLMGMQGYAFLIFMSFNLFFSLVVFFIFRRWQIGINNELIEGNRFGTARFARPDELNPYRQGPGIYIGGGFVFKDKGHILTVAGTRGGKGTNLIIPNLLGLGGYTGSWVVIDPKGENAAITARYQRESGKQVVVLNPWGLLEEHIGEAESYNPLDILADTNSIHLVDDAHMIAEMLVPVERDDKNRFFTDTARSVVTGLIMQIATTQEGDDRTLTTLWRWSRLAGDDWDELVARMRLNNDPANGEIIRNAGNEIVKLMEAGEETFGSILSSVLQATDFLKSPSLQKALRSGYDPATLSDGDTALYIIIPADKLQSHARWLRLMATTTLRAVVRNPNKRVTFLLDEFAALGYLPEIETALSTYAGFEITVWPILQSLIQLQGLYGENWETFTANTAIRQFFTINDNFTANYVSAAIGQTSHVVTSRSWFGVQDANANQRPLVTPDEVRRGSADNIFAFLGGNPPTTFIKQAYYQVPVLTNRGDMNPYFK from the coding sequence ATGAATCCCGCCGAACCCCAAATGGTAGGCACACCAAAACCAGCCGCGAACGGGTTTGGTGTGACCTCAGATGAAATCAATCAGCTTTTCAATATCACCCCCAATCCTTCGCTACAAAACAGAATAATTCTGTTTCTGGTCGGTCTCTTCCTAACCCCTATCACGTTGGCAGGAGCCTTATTCGGCTATACGCAAGCCTACCTGCGCTTTATGAAACCGTTGGCGGAATATCCCCTGCTCTATCCCCTGCGGCCCATCGTTAAGTTTGCGATGGTTGCCTGGGCGATATTGGGCTGGTTCGTCCTGATTGGGCTTCTGTTCGTTCTGTGGTTCGTCGCATCACTGATGGGGATGCAGGGCTATGCGTTTCTTATTTTCATGAGCTTCAATCTGTTCTTTTCACTCGTCGTATTTTTCATTTTCCGACGTTGGCAGATTGGTATTAACAACGAACTAATCGAAGGAAACCGATTTGGTACGGCGCGGTTTGCCAGACCCGATGAACTGAATCCGTACCGGCAAGGCCCAGGCATTTACATCGGTGGTGGATTTGTATTCAAGGACAAGGGCCACATTCTAACGGTCGCCGGTACACGGGGTGGCAAAGGCACCAATTTGATCATCCCGAATCTACTTGGTCTAGGTGGCTATACAGGTTCCTGGGTCGTCATCGACCCCAAAGGCGAGAATGCGGCTATTACAGCGCGGTATCAGCGCGAAAGTGGCAAACAGGTTGTTGTTCTTAATCCGTGGGGATTGCTCGAAGAGCATATTGGCGAAGCGGAATCTTACAACCCGCTCGATATATTAGCCGATACTAACAGTATTCATTTAGTCGATGACGCGCACATGATCGCGGAAATGCTCGTTCCCGTTGAGCGTGACGACAAGAACCGCTTCTTTACCGATACCGCACGTTCCGTCGTCACGGGCCTCATCATGCAAATTGCCACAACACAGGAAGGTGATGACCGGACACTGACAACACTCTGGCGTTGGTCACGGCTTGCTGGTGATGATTGGGATGAATTGGTTGCCCGTATGCGGCTTAATAACGATCCCGCCAATGGCGAAATCATCCGCAATGCCGGCAATGAGATCGTCAAACTGATGGAAGCCGGAGAAGAAACGTTTGGGAGTATTCTCTCGTCTGTTTTACAGGCAACTGATTTTCTGAAAAGCCCATCTTTACAAAAAGCCTTACGTTCAGGTTATGATCCAGCCACCTTATCGGATGGCGATACCGCCCTCTATATCATTATTCCTGCCGACAAACTGCAAAGCCATGCGAGGTGGCTTCGACTGATGGCAACGACAACATTACGTGCTGTTGTTAGAAATCCGAATAAGCGCGTCACATTTTTGTTAGACGAGTTTGCAGCGTTGGGTTATTTACCTGAAATTGAAACGGCTTTGAGTACCTATGCAGGGTTTGAGATCACAGTGTGGCCTATTCTGCAATCACTTATTCAGTTGCAAGGATTGTACGGCGAGAACTGGGAGACGTTTACAGCCAATACGGCCATCCGGCAGTTTTTCACCATCAACGATAATTTTACAGCAAACTATGTGAGTGCAGCTATTGGCCAAACCTCCCATGTTGTCACATCACGAAGTTGGTTTGGAGTGCAGGATGCAAATGCCAATCAGAGACCACTTGTTACACCGGATGAAGTTAGGCGAGGATCAGCTGATAATATTTTTGCTTTTCTCGGAGGTAATCCGCCGACAACTTTCATAAAACAGGCATATTATCAAGTTCCTGTTTTAACAAATAGGGGAGATATGAATCCCTATTTTAAATAA
- a CDS encoding winged helix-turn-helix domain-containing protein, translating to MAKYKQSEYELLRRRCVELDQQGWKQGPIAQALGLTQGWVSQTLKKYRQQGITALQWRKPTGAPTRLTTDQLDQLVVELNKGAEEHSFMGAVWTRPRVNEVIKKLFGVSYDPSQVGRLLKKAGWTRQKPQVKARQQDRNAVARWRQERIVELKKSAG from the coding sequence ATGGCAAAATACAAACAATCAGAGTACGAACTACTCCGCCGACGCTGTGTCGAACTGGATCAGCAGGGTTGGAAGCAGGGCCCTATTGCGCAAGCACTAGGCTTGACCCAAGGCTGGGTTAGTCAGACCCTCAAGAAATACCGACAGCAAGGCATAACAGCCTTGCAATGGCGAAAACCCACTGGAGCGCCCACTCGGTTAACAACCGACCAACTTGATCAACTGGTGGTTGAACTCAACAAAGGCGCTGAAGAGCATAGCTTTATGGGCGCAGTTTGGACAAGGCCCCGTGTCAATGAGGTCATTAAGAAGCTATTCGGCGTTAGTTATGACCCTTCCCAAGTTGGTCGACTCCTCAAAAAAGCAGGCTGGACGCGTCAAAAACCGCAGGTGAAAGCCCGTCAACAAGATAGGAATGCGGTGGCCCGATGGCGGCAAGAGCGTATAGTAGAACTTAAAAAAAGCGCAGGATGA